One part of the Augochlora pura isolate Apur16 chromosome 3, APUR_v2.2.1, whole genome shotgun sequence genome encodes these proteins:
- the Mbc gene encoding dedicator of cytokinesis protein myoblast city isoform X2, whose protein sequence is MRMTMAWVKVKGHLGVAIDNFAHESPHTIQLTVGEVVHISAECGDWYCGRSKINGTSGIFPKSYIHIIEESKSKDCLIHEITNVLREWGHHWKHLYVIHSEHFLNIKQQLLELIEYRSKILSGTLTVDELKDMKRLATARIDTGNQLLGLDMVVRDDQGNVLNPEETSTIQLYYHHETAAERIRKAANDMKKKPSKPQTPVYSHIFFVSVRNFVCKMTEDVELLLTLYDGREMKAITENYVVSWSKEGLARDIDQLHNLRVLFTDLGSRDLARDKVYLACYVIRVGGMEAKDVDHRRSSVAQTHQKSRSAENMRRPFGVAAMDITLYVTGKLEGDSDHHHFIPFVHCEKESLDGTLRRILSQKEVSIQKSGNCNSSSFTGGQGLWASMKLLRGDPKQVRDENPHLVLGNVAIARKMGFPEVILPGDVRNDLYLTLISGEFNKGSKSTDKNVEVTVKVCNEFGTAIPGVMTLGGGASPIDEYRSVIYYHEDKPRWCETFKIAIPIEEFKQAHLKFTFKHRSSNEAKDKSEKPFALSYVKLMQRNGTTLRDIQHELLVYKLDQKKYEEIDISYLKLPSTRGELVELNVEKKPTLGALTLSSKDSFLIATNICSTKLTQNIDLLGLLNWASHNTDLKESLDALMKVDGEEVVKFLQDVLDALFNILMSNSDSDVYDDMVFECLLFIIGLVSDRKYQHFQPVLDLYISESFSATLAYKKLIAVLRKRIDNACNNDGQERDILLKTMKSLQYCMRFVVESRLLFTELNQDEEEFSQTLTELLKSIVELMRHETDSTLLVQGACLKYLPTTIPHLLRVYSGKQLSTILTDLLVTLPTGRLTKQKMMTVNDIVHSPLFLNAECRAILLPRITILVRDLLEAKEEGLSSTTGKSVAKVARLLGENRHRLKQHRGYSEEVELCVRILSDILELTFRKDIGSTMQDVKEIMLTALRTIIQTVISMDRENSLVGNLVSVMLAIFRQMTQQHYEIYINHFGTKFDLLDFLMEILLVFKDLVSRSVFPNDWCDMIMLQNSIILKSLRFFSGTIRDYFFTIFEQQAWSNFFHCAIAFLIQPALQLETFTSSKLNRIVLRYNDMRRETAFEIRSMWFNLGQHKILFVPALVGAILEMALIPESELRKATIPIFFDMMQCEYYSSRIVEGYGDTKRDATHIKANFTEYENEMIAKLDILVEGGRGDEQFRTLWTQVMGDHCENHSTMREQGLRFVDTISKLMERLLQYRDIIHSESQEHRMLCIVNLLEFYSDINRKEMYIRYVNKLCELHLECDNYTEAAYSLKLHSQLLAWSDQPLPPLLRSHRYLLCQTHRELKEALYNDMIDYFDKGKMWECALGVCKELVAQYEEETFDYLQLSMLLRRMAKFYDAIVKQLRPEPEYFRVAYYGRGHPAFLQNKVFIYRGREYERLSDFCSRTLNQLPNAEPMNKLGPPTSEILESNHQYVQINRVDPLMDEKRHRLSGKPITAEAVLRYHRVNDVQRFRFSRPAPKKDILLIMANSGDKERETVANNEFASLWLERTVLVTSYPLPGILRCFPVTSSETYLVSPLRNAIETMEATNSMLRDLIIAHKAEHSLPLNPLSMKLNGILDPAVMGGIDNYEKAFLNPEYRSSHPEENSDLLKLEGLIADQIPLLSVGLQLHKMRAPPELTPFHQRLEHCFTSMRSQVEAKYGKRTCDLQFETLSHTVTMRRPQTSKGDNHRLSESNITNSDCGTHSRVSSLTRSQVATFKSFASFNFNNNTPSSGAQNVNLSRNASIRSHILSTASLQKALGSPSPGTNKKKDSKRRSSRKSDSSTSNKIDQPTCQWYTTPEISQCTSSPITPLIPSFPTTPKYELRQELTPKRPLRSEIEKERRISNRLSGQSQHYLRNINNGTDSSSLGKGNRDSIGTTDSTASEDDPPPPLPVKTREADYCNLPDELPTSHCGTGSLNNLNKPLGHWSKNKLPTPTDDLDVQTKPPTPPPKPKRPPYSLNKLMFSTGDADNFSRDPSVT, encoded by the exons ATGAGAATGACAATGGCATGGGTGAAGGTTAAAGGACATCTAGGAGTGG CCATTGACAACTTTGCACACGAGTCCCCCCATACTATACAATTAACAGTTGGGGAAGTGGTACATATATCAGCAGAGTGTGGAGACTGGTACTGTGGACGAAGCAAAATTAATGGAACATCTGGGATCTTCCCAAAATcttacatacatattatagaAGAATCAAAGAGTAAGGATTGTCTGATACATGAAATTACTAATGTTTTGAGAGAATGGGGACATCATTGGAAACACTTATATGTG ATTCATTCAGAACACTTCTTAAACATAAAACAGCAActtttagaattaatagagTACAGAAGCAAAATTTTAAGTGGCACATTGACAGTGGATGAGTTGAAAGACATGAAGAGACTAGCAACAGCTAGGATCGACACTGGCAATCAGTTATTGGGTCTGGATATGGTTGTTCGAGACGATCAAGGAAATGTCCTTAATCCCGAAGAAACAAGTACAATTCAGTTGTATTATCATCATGAAACAGCTGCTGAAAGAATAAGAAAGGCAGCTAATGATATGAAAAAGAAGCCTTCAAAGCCACAAACACCTGTTTACTCACATATCTTCTTTGTTAGTGTAAGGAATTTTGTATGTAAAATGACTGAAGatgtagaattattattgacaCTGTATGATGGTCGTGAAATGAAAGCAATTACTGAAAACTATGTAGTTTCATGGAGCAAAGAAGGATTAGCCAGGGATATAGATCAACTTCATAATCTTCGAGTTCTATTTACTGACCTTGGTTCTCGTGACCTGGCCAGGGATAAGGTTTATTTAGCTTGTTATGTAATTAGGGTAGGAGGTATGGAAGCTAAAGATGTTGATCACAGACGCTCAAGTGTTGCACAGACTCATCAAAAATCTAGAAGCGCTGAAAATATGAGGAGACCTTTTGGTGTAGCAGCCATGGACATCACTCTGTATGTTACTGGCAAACTTGAAGGTGATTCAGATCACCATCATTTCATTCCATTTGTACA TTGTGAGAAAGAAAGCTTAGATGGCACATTACGAAGAATTCTTTCACAAAAGGAAGTAAGCATTCAAAAAAGTGGTAACTGTAATAGTAGCAGCTTTACTGGTGGTCAGGGGCTGTGGGCTAGTATGAAGTTACTCAGAGGTGATCCAAAACAG gTACGAGATGAAAATCCTCACTTAGTACTCGGTAATGTTGCTATTGCGAGGAAGATGGGCTTTCCAGAAGTTATTTTACCGGGTGATGTGAGAAATGACTTGTATCTCACCTTAATTAGTGGTGAATTCAATAAAGGATCAAAATCTACCGACAAGAATGTGGAAGTAACG GTTAAAGTATGCAATGAATTTGGTACTGCGATACCAGGTGTTATGACCTTGGGTGGTGGAGCATCACCAATTGACGAATATCGTAGCGTCATTTACTATCACGAAGACAAGCCAAGATGGTGTGAAACTTTCAAAATTGCTATACCCATTGAGGAATTCAAGCAAGCCCACTTAAAATTCACGTTCAAACATCGTAGTTCGAATGAAGCAAAAGATAAATCGGAGAAACCTTTCGCCTTAAGTTACGTGAAATTGATGCAACGTAATGGAACTACATTGCGAGATATACAACACGAATTGCTAGTTTATAAACTAGACCAaaagaaatatgaagaaaTTGATATCTCGTATTTGAAACTTCCATCGACCAGGGGTGAATTg GTGGAACTAAACGTTGAAAAGAAACCAACTTTAGGAGCACTTACTTTGAGTAGTAAAGATAGTTTTCTCATAGCAACTAATATTTGTTCAACAAAACTGACACAAAATATAGATTTGTTGGGCTTATTGAATTGGGCATCGCATAACACAGATCTAAAAGAATCTTTAGATGCTTTAATGAAAGTCGATGGTGAAGAAGTAGTCAAGTTTTTACag GATGTTTTGGatgctttatttaatatactaatgAGTAATTCGGACAGTGATGTATACGACGATATGGTGTTTGAATGTTTGTTATTCATTATTGGTTTAGTGTCTGATAGAAAGTATCAACACTTCCAACCAGtattagatttatatatttctgagAGCTTCTCAGCAACACTCgcttacaaaaaattaattgcagtaTTACGTAAACGTATAGATAATGCCTGTAATAATGACGGACAAGAGCGTGATATACTtcttaaaacaatgaaaagcCTTCAATATTGTATGCGATTTGTCGTCGAATCTCGTCTTCTATTTACTGA GTTGAACCaagatgaagaagaatttTCTCAGACCTTAACGGAACTATTGAAATCGATAGTTGAACTTATGAGACATGAAACGGACAGTACCTTATTGGTACAAGGGGCGTGTCTTAAATATTTACCAACTACTATACCTCATTTATTACGAGTATATAGTGGAAAACAGTTGAGCACAATATTAACTGATCTGCTAGTTACTCTGCCAACAGGCAGATTAACTAAACAAAAAATGATGACAGTAAACGACATTGTTCACAGTCCCCTCTTTTTAAATGCAGAATGTAGAGCAATTTTATTGCCCAGGATTACTATTTTGGTTCGAGACTTACTGGAAGCTAAAGAAGAG GGGCTGTCAAGTACGACTGGAAAAAGCGTGGCGAAGGTAGCCAGGCTGCTTGGTGAGAATCGACATCGACTCAAACAGCACCGCGGCTATTCCGAAGAG GTTGAACTATGTGTCAGAATTTTATCTGACATATTGGAATTAACATTTAGGAAAGACATAGGAAGCACAATGCAGGATGTGAAAGAGATTATGCTTACAGCCTTACGAACCATTATACAAACAGTTATATCTATGGATAGAGAAAATTCTTTAGTCGGAAATCTAGTTTCAGTAATGTTAGCAATATTCAG acaAATGACTCAACAACATTATGAGATTTATATAAACCACTTTGGAACTAAGTTCGATTTGCTCGACTTCcttatggaaatattattagtgTTTAAAGATTTAGTTTCAAGAAGCGTGTTCCCGAATGATTGGTGTGACATGATTATGCTTCAAAACAGCATAATTTTGAAGTCATTGCGCTTTTTTTCTGGCACGATCAGAGATTATTTCTTTACTATTTTCGAACAGCAGGCTTGGTCGAATTTTTTCCATTGTGCAATTGCGTTCTTGATTCAGCCGGCTTTGCAGTTGGAAACGTTCACATCATCAAAACTCAATCGCATTGTTTTGCGTTACAACGATATGCGCAG agAGACAGCTTTTGAAATTCGTTCGATGTGGTTCAATTTGGGacaacataaaatattgtttgttcCTGCGTTGGTAGGAGCGATATTAGAAATGGCGTTAATTCCAGAAAGTGAATTAAGAAAGGCAACCATACCCATATTCTTTGATATGATGCAGTGCGAGTATTATAGTTCACGCATTGTCGAAGGGTACGGCGACACGAAAAGGGATGCTACTCATATAAAAGCTAATTTCACAGAATACGAGAACGAAATGATTGCGAAGTTGGATATATTG gTTGAGGGGGGAAGAGGGGATGAACAATTTCGAACTCTGTGGACTCAAGTGATGGGCGATCATTGCGAGAATCATTCAACTATGCGAGAACAAGGTTTACGTTTTGTTGATACAATATCCAAACTAATGGAGCGACTGCTGCAGTACCGCGATATCATACACTCAGAGTCTCAGGAACATAGAATGTTATGTATTGTGAACTTACTAGAATTCTACTCTGATATAAATAGGAAAGAAATGTATATCAG GTATGTAAATAAGCTTTGTGAATTGCACTTGGAGTGTGATAACTACACCGAAGCAGCATACTCATTGAAGTTGCATAGTCAACTGTTAGCATGGAGTGATCAGCCGTTACCACCCCTATTAAGATCACACAG GTACCTGTTATGTCAAACGCATCGTGAATTAAAAGAAGCCTTGTATAACGACATGATCGATTACTTTGATAAGGGTAAGATGTGGGAATGCGCACTCGGCGTGTGCAAAGAGCTTGTCGCGCAATACGAGGAAGAAACATTTGACTACCTACAGCTCTCTATGTTATTGCGACGTATGGCTAAGTTTTATGATGCCATAGTAAAACAACTGCGACCGGAACCAGAATATTTTAGAGTCGCTTATTATGGTCGCGGGCATCCTGCATTTTTACAGAACAAA GTATTTATTTACCGTGGAAGAGAGTACGAGAGACTAAGCGATTTCTGTTCGCGAACATTAAATCAGCTACCAAACGCGGAACCAATGAACAAACTGGGTCCTCCTACTTCAGAAATACTAGAATCTAATCATCAGTATGTACAAATTAATAGAGTGGATCCCCTAATGGACGAAAAAAGGCATCGACTCAGCGGGAAGCCCATAACAGCGGAAGCAGTTCTCAG ATATCACAGAGTAAACGACGTTCAACGTTTTCGATTTTCGAGGCCAGCGCCGAAGAAGgatatactattaattatgGCAAATTCTGGTGATAAAGAAAGGGAGACTGTTGCTAACAATGAATTCGCTTCACTATGGTTGGAAAGGACAGTATTAGTTACAAGTTATCCCTTGCCAGGCATTCTCAGATGCTTCCCCGTTACATCCAGCGAAACTTACTTAGTTAGCCCTCTTCGTAACGCGATAGAAACGATGGAAGCTACAAACAGTATGTTGCGAGATTTAATTATAGCGCACAAAGCGGAGCACAGTCTTCCACTTAACCCTCTCAGTATGAAATTGAATGGCATACTAGACCCAGCAGTAATGGGTGGCATAGATAACTATGAGAAAGCTTTTCTTAATCCTGAATATCGTAGTTCGCATCCAGAAGAAAATTCTGATCTTCTCAAGTTAGAAGGGTTGATTGCTGATCAGATACCGTTGTTGAGCGTTGGTTTACAATTGCATAAAATGCGCGCTCCTCCCGAATTGACACCGTTTCATCAACGACTGGAACACTGTTTCACATCCATGCGAAGTCAAGTTGAAGCAAAATACGGAAAAAGG ACTTGCGATTTACAATTTGAAACATTGTCTCATACTGTTACTATGCGAAGACCACAGACCTCAAAGGGAGATAATCACCGTTTGTCAGAGTCAAACATAACAAATTCAGA CTGTGGGACTCACTCCAGGGTATCCTCTCTTACAAGATCCCAAGTTGCAACATTCAAGTCGTTTGCatcattcaattttaacaacaatACACCGTCTTCCGGTGCTCAGAACGTCAATTTATCAAG AAACGCATCAATACGTTCACACATCTTGTCAACGGCCTCTCTGCAGAAAGCACTAGGAAGCCCAAGTCCAGGAACAAATAAGAAAAAGGATTCGAAGCGTAGAAGTTCACGGAAAAGTGACTCTTCTActtcaaacaaaattgatcAACCAACGTGTCAGTGGTACACAACACCAGAAATCTCGCAATGTACATCAAGTCCTATAACACCATTAATACCCAGTTTCCCTACAACACCTAAATACGAGCTTCGTCAAGAG TTAACACCAAAACGTCCTTTGAGatcagaaatagaaaaagagaggagaatAAGTAATCGGTTATCTGGCCAATCTCAGCATTACTTAAGGAATATAAACAACGGTACGGATTCCAGCAGTTTAGGGAAAGGTAATAGGGACAGCATTGGCACAACAGATAGCACGGCGTCCGAGGATGATCCACCGCCACCTTTACCCGTAAAAACACGCGAAGCTGATTATTGTAATCTTCCGGATGAGTTACCTACTTCCCATTGCGGAACAGGTAGCTTGAATAACTTGAACAAACCTTTAGGACATTGGTCAAAAAACAAACTTCCAACACCAACGGACGATCTTGACGTTCAGACGAAACCACCTACACCACCACCGAAACCAAAAAGACCGCCTTACAGTTTAAATAAGCTCATGTTTTCTACCGGTGATGCAGATAACTTTAGTCGTGATCCGTCCGTAACttga